One window of Chamaesiphon minutus PCC 6605 genomic DNA carries:
- a CDS encoding CorA family divalent cation transporter, with protein MRTPIELPDHRGLICGFLLCPQLPPQQLEWDALAEELGTADRLIWLHFNLADVRARTWISNCEYIPAVAREMLLDSAPHIQIESLKDGFVGILGDLHYQFDAEPDSLGLVRIYLDRGCLISVRGRPLKATDRLRLALLHGEQIETSIDLLVHLLEYMTEIFSSVTIDIREVVDEIEDQLLKGNFQDKRGEIGTARRGLARLRRHLTGNRQALSQRLIPRLPAWCREIDVSELRRNLERLDAVIQDLELVQERARLLQEEIAGQLQETVNQNLYMLSIVTTIFLPITLITGIFGMNVGGMPWTQEPIGFWWAILTMVVTLSMTLFLLRRQQLF; from the coding sequence ATGCGGACACCGATTGAATTACCGGATCATCGCGGTCTGATTTGTGGTTTTTTACTATGCCCTCAATTACCGCCACAGCAACTAGAATGGGACGCCCTAGCAGAAGAATTAGGCACTGCCGATCGCTTAATCTGGTTGCATTTCAATCTCGCTGATGTCCGCGCTCGCACCTGGATTTCTAATTGCGAGTATATCCCAGCAGTGGCTAGAGAGATGTTGTTAGATTCAGCGCCACATATTCAAATAGAATCGCTTAAAGATGGTTTTGTAGGTATATTAGGCGACTTACATTATCAATTTGATGCCGAGCCAGATAGTTTGGGGTTGGTACGGATCTATCTCGATCGGGGGTGTCTGATTTCTGTGCGCGGACGACCTCTCAAAGCGACCGATCGATTGCGGTTAGCTCTGCTGCATGGAGAGCAGATCGAGACATCCATCGATCTGTTGGTGCATTTACTAGAATACATGACCGAGATATTTAGTAGTGTGACGATCGATATTCGTGAGGTGGTAGATGAGATCGAAGACCAGCTTCTCAAAGGAAATTTTCAAGATAAACGTGGGGAAATAGGCACCGCACGTAGAGGTTTGGCTAGATTGCGCCGTCACCTCACTGGCAACCGACAGGCATTATCTCAACGGTTGATACCCCGTTTACCAGCTTGGTGCCGAGAAATCGATGTTTCGGAACTTCGCCGCAATCTCGAACGATTAGATGCCGTCATTCAGGATTTAGAATTAGTTCAGGAGCGCGCGAGATTACTTCAAGAAGAAATTGCTGGGCAACTTCAAGAGACTGTCAACCAGAACTTGTATATGTTGTCGATCGTCACTACTATCTTTTTACCCATTACCTTGATTACAGGGATATTTGGCATGAATGTTGGTGGTATGCCTTGGACACAAGAGCCAATCGGTTTCTGGTGGGCAATCTTGACGATGGTCGTTACCTTGTCGATGACTTTGTTTCTATTACGGCGACAGCAATTATTCTAA
- the glgP gene encoding alpha-glucan family phosphorylase: protein MQPIRTFNVSPSLPASLEPLRQLAYNLYWDWNTEIKELFRRLDRDLWEATRHNPVALLARVSQSRLQEVAADDGFLAHMERAVGELNTYLHDRSWYKHKRANNVGKECFAYFCAEFGLVDCLPIYSGGLGVLAGDHLKSASDLGLPLVAVGLLYQKGYFAQYLNAEGWQQERYPVNDFHNIPVQLERKPDGSELRIAVEYPGRMVYARVWRVQVGVVPLYLLDTNIEPNSAYDQDITDALYGGDLDTRIHQEIMLGIGGFRALEALGHKPSVYHMNEGHSGFLILEHIRVLMQRDGLSFVEARQVAQSTQIFTTHTPVSAGFDLFPPDKTIYYVGHYAGIYGLSKDDFMGLGRENAADLNSPFSMAALAMKTSSFVNGVAKLHGVVSREMFQNMWKDVPIDEVPITSVTNGVHARSCVAKSVQELYDRYLGPEWSEKSIEDPIWHKMDAIPDEELWRNHEHSRSEMVVYVRDRIVSHLKERGATLAEINHAQEALDPGVLTIGFARRFATYKRATLFLRNLERIKKILVGNKERKVQFVIAGKAHPKDIPGKALIRDIVHFTRSEGMNSVVFVPDYDIYVSRVMVAGCDIWLNTPRRPHEASGTSGMKAAMNGLPNLSILDGWWDEADYVRTGWPIGHGELYSDEDYQDSVEANAFYDLLEQEIVPLFYDRDKEGLPRKWIAKMKDAIRLNCPTFNTARMLRDYATVGYFPASDRNHVVTDNHYQAGKDLAHWKQKMLKHWGDLKVHTVDVSAPEDINVNQSISVKSLIQLGSLEPHDVQVELYKGAVDTNGKIVNADTTVMTYQGRDGNGNSLYTSEIAYAASGLQGLSLRVLPHHPHLSNPYELGSILWA, encoded by the coding sequence ATGCAGCCGATTCGTACATTCAACGTTTCTCCTTCCCTACCAGCCTCACTCGAACCCCTACGGCAGCTTGCCTATAATCTGTATTGGGACTGGAATACGGAGATCAAAGAACTATTTAGAAGACTCGATCGGGATTTGTGGGAAGCTACCCGTCACAACCCAGTCGCTCTATTAGCTAGAGTCAGTCAGTCGCGCTTGCAAGAAGTTGCTGCTGATGATGGTTTTCTAGCTCACATGGAACGCGCAGTAGGCGAACTCAATACCTACTTACACGATCGCAGTTGGTACAAACACAAACGTGCCAATAATGTCGGCAAAGAATGCTTTGCTTATTTCTGTGCTGAATTTGGATTAGTAGACTGTCTGCCGATCTACTCTGGCGGTTTGGGCGTGCTGGCGGGAGATCACCTCAAGTCAGCTAGCGATTTAGGTTTACCCCTAGTTGCCGTCGGTTTGCTATACCAAAAAGGCTACTTTGCCCAATATCTCAATGCCGAAGGCTGGCAACAGGAACGTTATCCAGTTAACGATTTTCACAATATCCCCGTTCAACTCGAACGCAAACCCGATGGCTCCGAACTACGCATAGCGGTAGAGTATCCCGGACGGATGGTGTATGCCAGAGTCTGGCGCGTGCAAGTGGGTGTGGTTCCGCTCTACTTGCTCGATACCAATATCGAGCCAAATAGTGCTTACGACCAAGATATTACCGATGCCTTGTATGGTGGCGATTTAGATACGCGCATTCATCAAGAAATCATGTTAGGGATCGGCGGCTTCCGCGCGCTCGAAGCGTTGGGACACAAGCCGAGCGTCTATCACATGAATGAAGGACACTCCGGCTTCCTGATTCTCGAACACATTCGGGTGCTGATGCAACGCGATGGCTTATCCTTTGTCGAAGCCCGACAAGTCGCGCAGTCTACTCAGATTTTCACAACGCATACGCCTGTGAGTGCGGGATTCGATCTGTTCCCTCCAGACAAGACGATCTATTATGTCGGTCATTATGCTGGCATTTACGGACTGAGTAAAGATGACTTTATGGGCTTGGGACGCGAAAATGCGGCGGATTTAAATTCGCCCTTTAGCATGGCAGCTCTGGCGATGAAGACTTCTAGCTTTGTCAACGGTGTGGCGAAGTTGCACGGCGTCGTCTCGCGGGAAATGTTCCAAAACATGTGGAAAGATGTCCCCATCGACGAAGTACCGATTACGTCGGTAACTAATGGCGTCCACGCCCGCAGTTGCGTCGCCAAATCCGTGCAAGAATTGTACGATCGCTATTTAGGCCCAGAGTGGTCGGAAAAATCGATCGAAGATCCGATTTGGCACAAAATGGACGCGATTCCCGATGAGGAACTGTGGCGCAATCACGAACACAGTCGATCGGAAATGGTCGTCTACGTTCGCGATCGCATCGTCAGCCATCTCAAAGAACGCGGCGCGACTTTAGCTGAAATCAACCACGCGCAAGAAGCACTAGATCCAGGCGTCTTGACGATCGGGTTTGCCAGACGATTTGCGACATACAAGCGCGCGACATTATTCTTACGCAATTTAGAGCGGATTAAAAAGATTTTAGTCGGCAATAAAGAACGTAAAGTTCAATTTGTAATCGCAGGTAAAGCCCACCCCAAAGATATACCCGGTAAGGCACTAATCCGCGATATCGTCCACTTCACGCGCTCCGAAGGCATGAACTCAGTCGTATTCGTCCCCGACTACGATATTTATGTCTCGCGAGTGATGGTAGCTGGTTGCGACATTTGGCTGAATACGCCCCGGCGTCCGCACGAAGCTTCTGGTACCAGCGGCATGAAAGCGGCAATGAATGGCTTACCCAACCTGAGTATTCTCGATGGTTGGTGGGATGAAGCCGATTACGTCCGCACGGGTTGGCCGATCGGTCACGGCGAGCTATACTCCGATGAAGATTATCAAGATAGCGTCGAAGCCAATGCTTTCTACGACCTGTTAGAACAAGAAATCGTCCCCTTATTCTACGATCGAGACAAAGAAGGCTTACCTCGGAAATGGATCGCCAAGATGAAAGATGCCATCCGGCTCAATTGTCCGACCTTCAATACCGCCCGGATGCTGCGGGATTATGCGACTGTGGGTTATTTCCCCGCCAGCGATCGCAACCATGTCGTCACCGACAATCATTATCAAGCTGGTAAAGATCTCGCCCATTGGAAACAAAAGATGCTCAAACATTGGGGCGACCTCAAAGTCCATACCGTCGATGTCTCCGCACCAGAAGATATTAACGTCAATCAGTCGATCTCCGTCAAGAGTCTGATTCAACTAGGAAGTTTAGAACCTCACGACGTCCAAGTCGAATTGTACAAAGGTGCCGTAGACACCAATGGCAAAATCGTCAACGCAGACACCACTGTAATGACCTATCAAGGCCGGGATGGCAACGGGAATAGTCTGTACACCAGTGAGATTGCTTACGCTGCTAGCGGCCTGCAAGGCTTGTCTCTGCGCGTGTTGCCTCACCACCCACATTTGAGCAATCCTTACGAACTCGGATCGATTCTGTGGGCGTAG
- a CDS encoding peroxiredoxin, translated as MALAVGTKAPDFNVKDTNGHPVTLSGLAGKKVVMYFYPKDDTPGCTKQACSFRDNYAVYQDKGIVILGVSKDDESSHQDFTKKFNLPFPLLADTNGEIIAAYDVDGGGYAKRVTYAIDENGTIVHVDSSVKTDTHANDILTALGY; from the coding sequence ATGGCTCTGGCTGTAGGCACAAAAGCTCCTGATTTTAACGTTAAAGACACCAATGGTCATCCGGTGACGCTCTCTGGATTAGCTGGCAAGAAAGTTGTCATGTATTTTTATCCCAAAGATGATACCCCTGGCTGCACGAAACAGGCTTGCAGTTTTCGCGATAATTATGCCGTATATCAAGACAAAGGTATTGTCATTCTTGGCGTTAGCAAGGATGATGAATCTTCGCACCAAGATTTTACTAAAAAATTCAATCTCCCGTTCCCGCTCTTAGCTGACACCAATGGCGAAATTATTGCAGCCTATGATGTTGATGGTGGCGGCTATGCCAAACGCGTCACTTACGCGATCGACGAGAATGGCACGATCGTCCATGTCGATAGTAGCGTTAAGACAGATACTCACGCTAACGATATCCTGACTGCTTTGGGTTATTAA